In Planktothrix sp. FACHB-1365, the genomic stretch ATTCGATTAACTTTGATTAAAAGTATGGCTCAAGAGTTGGTTCGATTAGACTTGCAAAAACTTGAAAATCCTGAAATCACGGGTGTTGAATATCAACAAGGTCAAGGATTTCGGAGATCAAGTTAGCCACAAATAATGCAACCCTATTGATAAAAAAGATGGTAACAACAATCCATTATAAATTTTGTCCCCCTTTTTCTCTTACCCCTAATCTGAGTGCAGGTAATTCCGAAGTCTTTAAGGAGGAAGAAAGATGAAGACCGTTTTAATTGTAGAAGACGATCAAGTTAATGCTCGTGTTTTTTCAAAAATCTTGACAAAACGGGGTGGATTAGCCGTTAAACATACGGAAAATGTGGAAGAAGTGATGGAAATCGCTCGAACTCGGGAAGCAGACTTAATTTTAATGGATGTTTCCCTAGCCCGCAGTGTCTATCAAGGTAAAGCAGTTGATGGAATTAAAATTACACAATTGTTGAAAGCTGACCCCCAAACAGCGGCACTTCCCATTATCTTAGTAACAGCCCACGCCATGGCCGGAGATCGTGAAGATTTTCTAGCTCAAAGTGGGGCAGATGACTATATCTCTAAACCTGTTATTGATCATCAAAAGTTTGTCGATAAAATCAAATCTTTACTACCACCAGAGGAGTAGGCTGCAACAGGGGAAATGCGGAATAAAGAGGATAGATAAACTCACCTTTTTTTCAAATGCCTACCCCTTCTTTGCATTCTAGGGAAAACTTAGGGAGACTGAGGTTGAGTGTCTTTAACTTGAGTTAAGGTTTTTTGGATTTGAGGTGTGGCTAAGAATTTTTGGGTGTCGTTTAATAAGCGATCGCCCCAAAGATTTTCTTTGAGATAGTCAAAATTAGCATAACGGCTATCGAGACGTAAAGCGGCTTCTCCCAGAGATAAAGCTTCTTCGGTTTTACCTTGTTTATACAGAGCAACGGCTAAAGCTAACATGGGTTCTGCGGCTTTGGGATCAACGCTAATGGCTTGTCGCCATTTAGCAATGGCGATGTCGATTTCTCCCTGTTCATACTTGACTAAGCCGACATTATTAATCGCTGGCCAAAGATTTTTTTCTTGAGCAAAGGCTTTCTCATATTGCAAAATTGCCTGCTCAAATCGCCCCAATTTATAATAAGCATTTCCTAAATCAAATAACGCCCCTGGAACATTGGGGTCAAGTTTCAAAGCCGTTTCTAGGGATTGAATTGATTTTTGATAGTCTCCTTTTTTAAAGTAAGCTTCTCCTAAAATAAACTGAACCCCGGCTTCCTTGGGGGCTAAGTTACTGGCTTTTTGCAGTAACTCAATTCCTTTATCGAGTTCTTCCAATTGCAGATATAAACTGCCTAATAACGCCCAAGCTTGATAATTTTCCGGGATCAATTGCGTGGCGAGTTCAGCCCTGGGTACAGCTAATTGATATTGTTGAAATCGTGTTAACTGAGCCGCTTCTTCCAGCAATCCTAATCCGGTTTGTTCAAGTTGTTCTGAGTCTATGGGGGGGGTATAGGGAACTAACGCTTGTCCCATAACGGGTTGAGCGACATTCCACAAACTAAGGGTGACGGCAACGGACAGAATCAGAGTTCGATTGGGCACAGTAAGAGCCTTAATGCAATGCGTTTCCTTTACTTTTATACCACAGACCCGAACAATCCCTTCTTCACCCCCAGGCTAATGACTAAATAAATGGTAATAAAATCTCGAATTCTGTCCCGATTCCCGGTTGCGATCGCAATTTTAACTGTCCGCCATGTTTAGCGGTGACAATATGATAACTCAAGGATAAACTGGTTTCTTTTTGAGGGCGTTTGGGATTAGAAAAGGAGTCTAATATCTTTTGTTGTTCTTCAGCAGAAAGTCCGGGGCTATTATCAGCAATGCAAATTGAAACCCAACGTTCAGGGGCATTAACCTGATCCGTCGAGGATGAATCTAAATTAATCATTCCCGTGGTAATTATAATTTGGGGAAGCTCAGAAGGCTCAATTCCTTGAGTATTTCCATATTCATCTACCCAATCTTGTTTAATCGCTTGATTGAGAAGAGAATCAAATCCATGAATCAAAACATTAATAAATACTTGGTTTAATTGTCCAATATAACAGGTAACAGGAGGCAAATGACCATAGTTTTTAATAATTTTAATATCCCGATTAATCCGACTTTTCATCAAGAGTAAAATACTATCTAAATGGCTATGTATATCCGCAGGTTTGGGATGTATTTCATCAATATGGCAAAAGTTTTGTAAACTGGTGGCTAATTTACTGAGTCGTTCGGTTCCACTTTTAATACTAGATAAAATTCG encodes the following:
- a CDS encoding response regulator codes for the protein MKTVLIVEDDQVNARVFSKILTKRGGLAVKHTENVEEVMEIARTREADLILMDVSLARSVYQGKAVDGIKITQLLKADPQTAALPIILVTAHAMAGDREDFLAQSGADDYISKPVIDHQKFVDKIKSLLPPEE
- a CDS encoding tetratricopeptide repeat protein, whose translation is MPNRTLILSVAVTLSLWNVAQPVMGQALVPYTPPIDSEQLEQTGLGLLEEAAQLTRFQQYQLAVPRAELATQLIPENYQAWALLGSLYLQLEELDKGIELLQKASNLAPKEAGVQFILGEAYFKKGDYQKSIQSLETALKLDPNVPGALFDLGNAYYKLGRFEQAILQYEKAFAQEKNLWPAINNVGLVKYEQGEIDIAIAKWRQAISVDPKAAEPMLALAVALYKQGKTEEALSLGEAALRLDSRYANFDYLKENLWGDRLLNDTQKFLATPQIQKTLTQVKDTQPQSP